TATACCCTCTAGCACATACTCTTGTTTGCGCTTGTTTGTAAATCCGTTAGTACAGACCTTGACTGTCCTAGGCAAGTGGTCTACCTGTATGAGCGTTGATATCATTCATACATACTCaatatacatatttaaattatttaatttcacGTAAGTTTACTTATTCCCATTTCCCATCTTTCACAGGCAAGAAGATCAATTGTGGTTCATACACAGATCATATATTCATATAAATCTATGTAGGTATAGTGTAGGTGGTGAACCTTTTATCTTCCAAGGGCTATAGTCTAATATGTTTAACATCATTTGCAGTAcaaaaattatctgtttaaaACTTAGTCTGCTCTGTTTGGTCGAGCTGCAGTTTGCAATGTGTACAATCCTAGCCTGCCTCTGTTGTCCTCTGTAACCACTATCTGCTTTTTTTTAGATTAGGTGAGCGAAAATTATGCTTTGCCACTATGAAAAACGTCgcaaaacaactgtttggagtctgtaaaatatttgtttataattagaaaagTCCTAGAGGAGCCAGAGTATATAGTAATAAAGCCTTTTTCTCCTAATGCACATGCACCAATAAACTcataaaaccaaataaaattttaccagccaaagtttttttcattttctcatccTTTGGAGTTCCATAAAAGGATAATGTTGAACTAAGTCCACAGCAATGTCGAcggtgcttttttttattattattattgttttatgaaCCCATGGTAGAAGATCGCTGATTGAGCCGGTATCCAACCGGAAGTGGCCTAGCCTCGGTTTAGGGTGAAGACCATCCACACAGGCTGCAGACAGCTAACGAGAAAAATATTATAGGTGTCTTTACCATCTTGTACttgtatgtgtcctgtctatcctgTAGTACGCGTCCCTTGCTTGTGCCTTTAAATGCATATTAGTAGTCACTTAATGTACATTTCTGTTGCCATAGTCTGCTCTGCCTTGCCTTGAAGCAACATTGATGTCACCTCCCAGCCTGCAAgtactcttgggtccctcatgggacctcttcgggaagaaagttgggtccctctcgggttttggaggcgggaccctaaggggacctcgtaCATATGTGTTTAAGTTCGGGTTGTTCTGCTGGGgtgtaaattttatatataactGGTTAAGTTTGGCTTAGTTGAAAATGATATTCACATCGTTTGCTTTGACCAACTGCTACACTGACCCTAAATAAGAAATCCCTCCCTAATGTCGGGTCACTATCTAATTGGATTGCTTATGTAATATCGTCGATTTTCTTTACTGCATTTATGCTGGAAAAACTGtaggaaaaatatttcattcagattgtttctttttaagctttttcttcttgttcgtTTAACTGTAGAAGGTTAATTTAGGCGTTCACCTAAGTTTGAATTTAACATTGTTCTAAGCGAGATCACTTATGAATCTCTTTTTTAAAACGTGTgagtgttggggggggggggattgtgACAAAATTTGTGCAGcaagaaatatataatattatcatAAATGTAAAGAGCACCAGAAAGTATAGCTCACTGATATAAGACTGTGCCACATTCAATGCATGCTGCATGACCCTgttcccttttctttattttaaccTCCCAACACTAGATGCAATGTTTTCTTGAAAGCCCATTCCCCCTCCCACAAAACACCTCCTCCTATTTGACTTATttgataaacacaaacattcttATTTTACGGTTTTCTAGTCtctcgtatgtgtgtgtgtgtgcgcgcgcgcgcgagtcTATGTATACTGCGTTCGCCTCTGCATACCTCGGTCGTAATTACTTTTGCAAGCGCTGATAAGTGTGTGCAAGGGTTCATAATAGCACTCAATGAAAGTGAGAAAGATTCTAGGTGTATGAGCGATCGTGTGCATACATTCATGCGCGTAAAGGTTCGATCGTGatttccaaaaaatatatttgtcaaaCCATTGTATAGTGCCAGTAGAggacagaaataaacaacagcttCCTAAATCTcaacacagataaataaatctCACTTCACTGTCATCTCGTTCTATAATATGTGCCTCACATCAGTCTGAGGTCTCTCGTCTCAACCTGACGCCTGTCTGTTGTCACTTAGAGGTTTGATAACTATTTTCCAGGGAAGTAAATGATTAAATACAAACAGCGCTGTTGATAACTAGTTGGCTCCCTTTAATTGCTCGACTCCCGAGCCATAATTTGTCCCACACCATAAAATATGGCGGACGTGTGGCAAGAACTCGAGGCCGTGATCAGTGAAAATCGTCGAGAACTGTCACTCATTGGGCAAGACGTAAGCAAACGAATTGAAAAAGCGGGACTAGACCCACATATTTTCCAGCTGGTCAATCTCAATCTTCTTGACATCTCACGTACGCAGCTTGATCGAGTACCAGACGATTTGGGGAACCTGATTAACTTGACAAACCTAACTCTGCAAAATAACGCTTTGGTATCACTCCCTTCGACTGTCGGTAATCTTGTAAAGTTAAAGTTTCTAGACCTTTCTCACAACAAAATAGAAAGGCTTCCGGATGAACTGTCAAAGCTGAAAGAATTGCAGACATTAAAAGTCAACGTGAATCAGCTGACCGACTTCCCAGATGTTTCAACGCTTACGAGTCTTCACATCTTGAACATCTCCCATAACAAGCTTTCAGCTTTGCCTGATGGTATATGCAGTGAACATCTCGTTCATCTAAGTCAGATCAATGCAAGTAATAACCAGATTACCAGTCTACCGTCAGAACTTTCGTCGTTGCCACATCTTAATTCGCTTCATTTAGCTAACAACCAACTGCAGGAACTTCCAAATGAACTCAGCGAATGCACAAAACTGAAGGAACTGGTCgtaaatggaaacaaaatcaaggacagaaaacttttaaagtttacaGAACAGAATTCTTTAAAACAGATAATGACATTTCTGGCAACTGCAATGGAAAAAGAGGCAGCAACAGGAgataagaaagacaagaaagcgaagcaaaagaagaaaaagaaggggCCACAAAATGATAATGTTGAGGATCTGGCCAGAAATATAATATCAGTTCTTCATTTTGCTCCTGATGTGGGTGTGGTGGTGAAAGTAGAAGCCAAAGTATCAGATGTCAGGCCATACGTGGTTTGTTGTGTGCTTCGtgaattaaactttaaaaagtcaCTCAACATGTTCAAGAGGTTTATTACTTTGCaggtaaatatttcttataaaaaagTGTCATGCTTTCAAGCATAAGTTAAACCTTATGTTTCTGGATAATATTTGTAACCAAGAAATCCCAATACTAGCA
This window of the Pomacea canaliculata isolate SZHN2017 linkage group LG4, ASM307304v1, whole genome shotgun sequence genome carries:
- the LOC112562296 gene encoding leucine-rich repeat-containing protein 47-like: MADVWQELEAVISENRRELSLIGQDVSKRIEKAGLDPHIFQLVNLNLLDISRTQLDRVPDDLGNLINLTNLTLQNNALVSLPSTVGNLVKLKFLDLSHNKIERLPDELSKLKELQTLKVNVNQLTDFPDVSTLTSLHILNISHNKLSALPDGICSEHLVHLSQINASNNQITSLPSELSSLPHLNSLHLANNQLQELPNELSECTKLKELVVNGNKIKDRKLLKFTEQNSLKQIMTFLATAMEKEAATGDKKDKKAKQKKKKKGPQNDNVEDLARNIISVLHFAPDVGVVVKVEAKVSDVRPYVVCCVLRELNFKKSLNMFKRFITLQTRLHDTVCQKRQAATIATHDLSFVKAPLLYTARPSDSIMITPLFKTKEVSAGKLLTNLQQEADALRREKKRSTVSGIHKYLDLLKDKTDFPCLIDADGQVISFPPITNSDKTKISKDTQSLLVEVTSSVSLDVCKKVMDTLLKETLQMGVGVGSGGGTDIAADSTDDKPEEQEDVVAGGEQTEGIKHANLRLVVEQVKIVDEEGGLKVLYPSRTDLHEDGFDVIRNWNQDG